The following coding sequences lie in one Anomalospiza imberbis isolate Cuckoo-Finch-1a 21T00152 chromosome 21, ASM3175350v1, whole genome shotgun sequence genomic window:
- the SURF4 gene encoding surfeit locus protein 4 isoform X1, with protein MGHNDIMNTAEDFADQFLRVTKQYLPHVARLCLISTFLEDGIRMWFQWSEQRDYIDGTWNCGYFLASIFVFLNLFGQLSGCILVLSRNFVQYACFGLFGIIALQTIAYSILWDLKFLMRNLALGGGLLLLLAESRSEGKSMFAGVPTMRESSPKQYMQLGGRVLLVLMFMTLLHFDMNFFSILQNIVGTALIILVAIGFKTKLAALTLVIWLFGINIYFNAFWTVPAYKPMHDFLKYDFFQTMSVIGGLLLVVALGPGGVSMDEKKKEW; from the exons TTCCTGAGGGTGACCAAGCAGTACCTGCCCCACGTGGCCCGGCTGTGCCTGATCAGCACCTTCCTGGAGGATGGCATCCGCATGTGGTTCCAGTGGAGTGAACAGAGGGACTACATCGATGGCACGTGGAACTGTGGCTACTTCCTGGCCTCCATCTTTGTGTTCCTAAACCTCTTCGGGCAGCTGA GTGGCTGTATCCTGGTGCTGAGTAGGAACTTTGTGCAATATGCCTGCTTTGGACTGTTTGGAATTATAGCATTACAG ACTATTGCATACAGCATTCTATGGGACCTGAAGTTCTTGATGAG GAATCTTGCCCTTGGGGGAggcttgctgctgcttctggctGAGTCCCGCTCGGAGGGGAAGAGCATGTTTGCTGGTGTCCCCACCATGAGGGAGAGCTCCCCAAAGCAGTACATGCAGCTGGGGGGACGTGTGCTGCTCGTCCTCATGTTCATGACACTGCTACACTTTGACATGAACTTCTTTTCT ATTCTGCAGAACATTGTGGGCACAGCCCTGATTATCTTGGTGGCAATTGGCTTCAAGACTAAGCTGGCTGCCTTGACTCTGGTCATCTGGCTGTTTGGCATCAACATCTACTTCAATGCCTTCTGGACCGTCCCAGCCTACAAGCCCATGCATGACTTCCTCAAATACGATTTCTTCCAGACCATGTCTGTCATTGGAGGGCTCCTCCTCGTGGTTGCACTGGGTCCTGGTGGAGTCTCCATggatgagaagaaaaaagagtgGTAA
- the SURF4 gene encoding surfeit locus protein 4 isoform X2, producing MSDNRNILSFLRVTKQYLPHVARLCLISTFLEDGIRMWFQWSEQRDYIDGTWNCGYFLASIFVFLNLFGQLSGCILVLSRNFVQYACFGLFGIIALQTIAYSILWDLKFLMRNLALGGGLLLLLAESRSEGKSMFAGVPTMRESSPKQYMQLGGRVLLVLMFMTLLHFDMNFFSILQNIVGTALIILVAIGFKTKLAALTLVIWLFGINIYFNAFWTVPAYKPMHDFLKYDFFQTMSVIGGLLLVVALGPGGVSMDEKKKEW from the exons TTCCTGAGGGTGACCAAGCAGTACCTGCCCCACGTGGCCCGGCTGTGCCTGATCAGCACCTTCCTGGAGGATGGCATCCGCATGTGGTTCCAGTGGAGTGAACAGAGGGACTACATCGATGGCACGTGGAACTGTGGCTACTTCCTGGCCTCCATCTTTGTGTTCCTAAACCTCTTCGGGCAGCTGA GTGGCTGTATCCTGGTGCTGAGTAGGAACTTTGTGCAATATGCCTGCTTTGGACTGTTTGGAATTATAGCATTACAG ACTATTGCATACAGCATTCTATGGGACCTGAAGTTCTTGATGAG GAATCTTGCCCTTGGGGGAggcttgctgctgcttctggctGAGTCCCGCTCGGAGGGGAAGAGCATGTTTGCTGGTGTCCCCACCATGAGGGAGAGCTCCCCAAAGCAGTACATGCAGCTGGGGGGACGTGTGCTGCTCGTCCTCATGTTCATGACACTGCTACACTTTGACATGAACTTCTTTTCT ATTCTGCAGAACATTGTGGGCACAGCCCTGATTATCTTGGTGGCAATTGGCTTCAAGACTAAGCTGGCTGCCTTGACTCTGGTCATCTGGCTGTTTGGCATCAACATCTACTTCAATGCCTTCTGGACCGTCCCAGCCTACAAGCCCATGCATGACTTCCTCAAATACGATTTCTTCCAGACCATGTCTGTCATTGGAGGGCTCCTCCTCGTGGTTGCACTGGGTCCTGGTGGAGTCTCCATggatgagaagaaaaaagagtgGTAA
- the SURF4 gene encoding surfeit locus protein 4 isoform X3 — protein MRNLALGGGLLLLLAESRSEGKSMFAGVPTMRESSPKQYMQLGGRVLLVLMFMTLLHFDMNFFSILQNIVGTALIILVAIGFKTKLAALTLVIWLFGINIYFNAFWTVPAYKPMHDFLKYDFFQTMSVIGGLLLVVALGPGGVSMDEKKKEW, from the exons ATGAG GAATCTTGCCCTTGGGGGAggcttgctgctgcttctggctGAGTCCCGCTCGGAGGGGAAGAGCATGTTTGCTGGTGTCCCCACCATGAGGGAGAGCTCCCCAAAGCAGTACATGCAGCTGGGGGGACGTGTGCTGCTCGTCCTCATGTTCATGACACTGCTACACTTTGACATGAACTTCTTTTCT ATTCTGCAGAACATTGTGGGCACAGCCCTGATTATCTTGGTGGCAATTGGCTTCAAGACTAAGCTGGCTGCCTTGACTCTGGTCATCTGGCTGTTTGGCATCAACATCTACTTCAATGCCTTCTGGACCGTCCCAGCCTACAAGCCCATGCATGACTTCCTCAAATACGATTTCTTCCAGACCATGTCTGTCATTGGAGGGCTCCTCCTCGTGGTTGCACTGGGTCCTGGTGGAGTCTCCATggatgagaagaaaaaagagtgGTAA